The Xenopus laevis strain J_2021 chromosome 7S, Xenopus_laevis_v10.1, whole genome shotgun sequence genome includes a window with the following:
- the xcxcra gene encoding C-X-C chemokine receptor type a codes for MAEGQEQDHTDDYGTYTGLPDIPAGAAPCDYHETSRFNQWFIPATFLLVFLLGLIGNGLVLYVLKSRRCSWHLSDHYLFHLTLSDLLLGLTLPFWATQYAYGWIFGSIPCKLVGALFSINMYSSIFFLACIGLNRYFAIVHAVELHRKQRPIHTFLICALVWGTSCLLSLQEFYFRDVDFVKQSKAHSCHYNFNPETADTWRTTIRFINLGLGFLLPLALMFFFYCRIFCTLRKSRHGHSYRSQVVIVVLLFVFVLCWGPYNIFLLIDSLQRLGVIGPSCSLFKQLDIGLTITETLGLSHVCLNPFVYAFVGVKFKGELSRLSKRVSGKLTSSGVTGSKDESGVIETNNSYTRVF; via the exons ATGGCAGAAGGCCAGGAGCAAGATCACACTGACGACTATGGT ACGTATACAGGATTGCCAGACATCCCAGCAGGAGCCGCTCCATGTGATTATCATGAGACCAGCAGATTCAACCAGTGGTTCATCCCAGCTACCTTCTTGCTTGTGTTTCTGCTGGGTCTGATAGGGAATGGACTGGTGCTCTATGTCCTGAAGAGCAGGCGTTGCTCCTGGCATTTATCCGACCACTATTTGTTCCATTTGACTCTGTCTGACCTTCTCCTGGGACTTACTTTACCTTTCTGGGCAACACAGTATGCCTATGGGTGGATCTTCGGTTCTATACCATGTAAGCTGGTAGGAGCTCTTTTCTCCATTAACATGTACAGTAGCATTTTCTTCTTAGCCTGCATTGGACTGAACCGGTACTTTGCCATTGTGCACGCAGTGGAGCTCCATAGAAAGCAAAGACCCATCCACACATTCCTAATCTGTGCTCTTGTATGGGGCACCTCATGCTTGCTCTCATTGCAAGAGTTTTACTTCCGTGATGTGGACTTTGTTAAACAGTCAAAAGCACATTCTTGCCATTACAACTTCAACCCAGAAACTGCTGATACTTGGAGAACTACCATTCGTTTTATTAACCTCGGTCTAGGATTTCTTCTTCCCTTGGCCCTTATGTTCTTCTTCTACTGCAGGATATTTTGTACTCTTCGAAAGTCCAGACATGGTCACTCCTACCGTTCTCAAGTGGTTATTGTAGTACTGTTGTTTGTGTTTGTGCTCTGCTGGGGACCATACAATATATTCTTGCTTATTGATAGTCTACAAAGGTTGGGTGTTATTGGCCCAAGTTGTTCATTATTTAAGCAACTGGACATAGGACTGACCATCACAGAGACTTTAGGACTTTCCCATGTGTGCCTGAACCCTTTTGTTTATGCTTTTGTTGGGGTTAAATTCAAGGGTGAACTTTCAAGACTGTCTAAAAGAGTTTCAGGGAAGCTTACAAGCTCGGGGGTTACTGGAAGCAAAGATGAATCAGGAGTCATAgaaacaaataattcatatacTAGAGTCTTTTGA